The Temnothorax longispinosus isolate EJ_2023e chromosome 4, Tlon_JGU_v1, whole genome shotgun sequence genome has a window encoding:
- the Shop gene encoding sulfite oxidase isoform X1 has protein sequence MSLRWKIFHGIRQRSQIPPLQVIVRGYNTCQQSPTEKEHGSSRNTRDPATLYATCVAVAALGISYYITFKYKRNVYALSATQNVQCGQLRKDMKTYTLEEVGKHDSKENRIWVTFGQGVYDITEFVDKHPGGPSKIMMAAGGTVDPFWTIFANHNTPEIHSLLESMRIGNISEEDAESNKSDLYDPYANEPARHKALIINGNKPFCAEPSSSLLVESFLTPADFFYVRNHLPVPEIHLKDYTLELAIEGTTKKTLDFKAITKYKKHTITAAVMCGGNRRSDMSKVKTLKGINWNVGAVGNATWTGARLCDVLKDLGINEDAFNHVQFEGYDLDPSGMPYGASIPISKAMDPRADVILAYEMNGKPLSRDHGFPIRVIVPGVVGARNVKWLSKISVSKEESQSQWQQGDYKGFSPSTDWDNVDFRKSPAIQEMPVISAICQPQNSDVVKVNENGKIQVKGYAWSGGGHKVIRIDVTNDKGKTWHTADLTEDLQAKQGRYWSWTLWNVELPVNKNSKEVEIWAKAVDSAYNVQPESFNNIYNLRGLLCNAYHKIKIQLKQ, from the exons ATGAGTTTACGCTGGAAAATATTTCACGGAATTAGACAGAG ATCGCAGATACCACCGCTGCAGGTGATAGTAAGAGGTTATAACACCTGCCAGCAGTCTCCCACGGAGAAGGAGCATGGGTCCTCCAGGAATACGCGAGATCCTGCTACGTTGTACGCAACGTGTGTTGCCGTTGCCGCCTTAGGTATATCTTATTACATCACTttcaaatacaaaagaaaCGTCTACGCTCTCAGCGCAACGCAAAACGTACAATGTGGTCAATTACGCAAGGACATGAAGACCTACACTCTGGAAGAAGTGGGGAAGCACGACAGCAAGGAAAATCGTATCTGGGTTACCTTCGGGCAGGGTGTATACGATATAACGGAATTTGTCGACAAGCATCCGGGCGGCCCCTCAAAAATTATGATGGCTGCAGGCGGCACCGTCGATCCGTTTTGGACCATATTCGCGAATCACAATACGCCGGAGATCCACTCCCTGCTGGAATCCATGAGAATCGGAAATATATCGGAGGAGGACGCTGAATCTAATAAGAGCGATTTGTACGATCCGTACGCGAACGAGCCCGCCAGGCATAAGGCCTTAATAATTAACGGCAATAAACCCTTCTGCGCGGAACCGTCATCGTCGCTGTTAGTCGAGAGTTTTCTCACACCAGC CGATTTCTTTTATGTGAGAAATCACTTGCCCGTTCCTGAGATACATTTGAAGGATTACACGCTAGAATTGGCGATAGAAGGAACGACCAAAAAGACGCTTGACTTCAAGGCGATAACGAAGTATAAAAAGCACACGATAACAGCGGCCGTAATGTGCGGCGGAAACAGGCGTTCAGACATGTCAAAG GTAAAAACACTGAAAGGTATTAACTGGAACGTGGGTGCTGTTGGAAATGCAACATGGACAGGTGCACGATTGTGCGACGTATTGAAAGATTTAGGAATTAATGAAGATGCATTTAATCATGTTCag tTTGAGGGATACGATCTAGATCCATCTGGTATGCCGTATGGGGCAAGCATTCCTATCTCTAAAGCAATGGATCCGAGAGCGGACGTGATCCTGGCTTATGAAATGAACGGCAAACCATTGAGCAGAGATCACGGATTCCCGATTAGAGTGATTGTACCTGGTGTCGTTGGGGCGAGAAACGTGAAATGGCTGA GCAAAATTAGCGTGTCGAAGGAAGAGAGTCAGTCGCAGTGGCAACAGGGCGACTACAAAGGATTCTCTCCGAGCACAGATTGGGACAATGTGGACTTCAGGAAATCGCCCGCGATACAAGAAATGCCTGTAATATCGGCCATTTGTCAGCCGCAAAATTCAGATGTGGTCAAAGTTAACGAGAATGGCAAAATCCAAGTGAAAG GTTACGCATGGTCCGGTGGTGGCCACAAGGTAATCCGTATTGACGTCACAAATGATAAAG gtAAGACTTGGCACACAGCGGATTTGACGGAAGATCTTCAGGCGAAGCAAGGTCGATACTGGAGTTGGACATTGTGGAACGTGGAACTTCCTGTGAACAAGAATTCGAAAGAGGTTGAAATCTGGGCGAAAGCGGTCGACTCGGCGTATAATGTTCAACCGGAAAGCTTCAATAACATCTATAATTTAAGAGGATTGCTCTGCAACGCGtatcacaaaataaaaattcaattgaaGCAATGA
- the Shop gene encoding sulfite oxidase, mitochondrial isoform X2, with translation MKTYTLEEVGKHDSKENRIWVTFGQGVYDITEFVDKHPGGPSKIMMAAGGTVDPFWTIFANHNTPEIHSLLESMRIGNISEEDAESNKSDLYDPYANEPARHKALIINGNKPFCAEPSSSLLVESFLTPADFFYVRNHLPVPEIHLKDYTLELAIEGTTKKTLDFKAITKYKKHTITAAVMCGGNRRSDMSKVKTLKGINWNVGAVGNATWTGARLCDVLKDLGINEDAFNHVQFEGYDLDPSGMPYGASIPISKAMDPRADVILAYEMNGKPLSRDHGFPIRVIVPGVVGARNVKWLSKISVSKEESQSQWQQGDYKGFSPSTDWDNVDFRKSPAIQEMPVISAICQPQNSDVVKVNENGKIQVKGYAWSGGGHKVIRIDVTNDKGKTWHTADLTEDLQAKQGRYWSWTLWNVELPVNKNSKEVEIWAKAVDSAYNVQPESFNNIYNLRGLLCNAYHKIKIQLKQ, from the exons ATGAAGACCTACACTCTGGAAGAAGTGGGGAAGCACGACAGCAAGGAAAATCGTATCTGGGTTACCTTCGGGCAGGGTGTATACGATATAACGGAATTTGTCGACAAGCATCCGGGCGGCCCCTCAAAAATTATGATGGCTGCAGGCGGCACCGTCGATCCGTTTTGGACCATATTCGCGAATCACAATACGCCGGAGATCCACTCCCTGCTGGAATCCATGAGAATCGGAAATATATCGGAGGAGGACGCTGAATCTAATAAGAGCGATTTGTACGATCCGTACGCGAACGAGCCCGCCAGGCATAAGGCCTTAATAATTAACGGCAATAAACCCTTCTGCGCGGAACCGTCATCGTCGCTGTTAGTCGAGAGTTTTCTCACACCAGC CGATTTCTTTTATGTGAGAAATCACTTGCCCGTTCCTGAGATACATTTGAAGGATTACACGCTAGAATTGGCGATAGAAGGAACGACCAAAAAGACGCTTGACTTCAAGGCGATAACGAAGTATAAAAAGCACACGATAACAGCGGCCGTAATGTGCGGCGGAAACAGGCGTTCAGACATGTCAAAG GTAAAAACACTGAAAGGTATTAACTGGAACGTGGGTGCTGTTGGAAATGCAACATGGACAGGTGCACGATTGTGCGACGTATTGAAAGATTTAGGAATTAATGAAGATGCATTTAATCATGTTCag tTTGAGGGATACGATCTAGATCCATCTGGTATGCCGTATGGGGCAAGCATTCCTATCTCTAAAGCAATGGATCCGAGAGCGGACGTGATCCTGGCTTATGAAATGAACGGCAAACCATTGAGCAGAGATCACGGATTCCCGATTAGAGTGATTGTACCTGGTGTCGTTGGGGCGAGAAACGTGAAATGGCTGA GCAAAATTAGCGTGTCGAAGGAAGAGAGTCAGTCGCAGTGGCAACAGGGCGACTACAAAGGATTCTCTCCGAGCACAGATTGGGACAATGTGGACTTCAGGAAATCGCCCGCGATACAAGAAATGCCTGTAATATCGGCCATTTGTCAGCCGCAAAATTCAGATGTGGTCAAAGTTAACGAGAATGGCAAAATCCAAGTGAAAG GTTACGCATGGTCCGGTGGTGGCCACAAGGTAATCCGTATTGACGTCACAAATGATAAAG gtAAGACTTGGCACACAGCGGATTTGACGGAAGATCTTCAGGCGAAGCAAGGTCGATACTGGAGTTGGACATTGTGGAACGTGGAACTTCCTGTGAACAAGAATTCGAAAGAGGTTGAAATCTGGGCGAAAGCGGTCGACTCGGCGTATAATGTTCAACCGGAAAGCTTCAATAACATCTATAATTTAAGAGGATTGCTCTGCAACGCGtatcacaaaataaaaattcaattgaaGCAATGA
- the LOC139812325 gene encoding armadillo-like helical domain-containing protein 3 has protein sequence MAMRKRSGSGAKRQHKCKLVPIYESFFKGEDLTLAHPNFWNELFLIKPMVPHIENEILHMTSEQLNASKENLNALVCHCVDTLVDEHPFRIVYALQTLAAVIQSMYKKANQGDYGFNLIDILVGFDSAEQRMTTLMQHCNNFLTGEYPDSLKALCLKLLLIIVTGMDNISQNTLLEYVMLNSVFESLIQLLRDTAARNRHGHDAVLLLTLLVNYRKYESANPYIVKLSILDDELALNGYGQAISSSLTEFCRQFAQQRAEIQASWLSSLTSIVGSMFVGEEEAKTQQVRANNALLLALYEATHLNRNFVTTLAYTQTDTSAPPSPNNTLGPNAVAPGASPPDVMAQPFNLLATFLQYCSIVMQVIRTEAIMNNVKLCFLILSCIAEDQYANSLMHDANLAFRVQLHRVPMHHRKLQDKAAPAQPLAATLLDLLVEFITSHMMKKFPLELYHQCIGVLQRLLCYQKRCRVRLGYQWRDLWTALINLLKFLTTHESHLIKKMNIFPLAIQVVNVLNFFITYADTFLSSPNSYDELFYEIIRMRLIFTNLNAMALRYSTSETYEYKEHALKLTNSLVNVRDIVNHFPPKIAAWLAKESLSTPTEQQILAIIIQNYDSLALKLQDNLDQYERYSEKPNHTAFFEEMVTGVIVDTRASIDLNTLDTQTILEELSNIS, from the exons ATGGCTATGAGAAAAAGGAGCGGCTCCGGTGCCAAACGTCAACACAAATGCAAGCTAGTACCGATCTATGAGAGTTTCTTTAAGGGCGAAGACCTGACGCTAGCTCATCCAAATTTCTGGAATGAATTGTTCCTCATTAAACCTATG GTACCTCACATCGAAAATGAAATTCTACATATGACGTCGGAACAGCTAAATGCcagtaaagaaaatttgaacGCATTGGTGTGCCACTGTGTTGACACGTTAGTCGATGAACATCCGTTTAGAATAGTGTACGCGCTGCAAACTTTAGCAGCCGTCATCCAATCCATGTACAAAAAAGCCAACCAGGGAGACTATggatttaatttgatagaTATTTTAGTAGGCTTCGATTCTGCGGAGCAAAGGATGACTACGTTAATGCAgcattgtaataattttttaacag gTGAATATCCGGATAGTTTGAAAGCTTTGTGCctgaaattgttattaataatagttacCGGTATGGATAATATCAGCCAAAATACCTTACTGGAATATGTGATGTTAAACAGTGTTTTTGAATCGCTAATTCAA TTATTGAGAGATACAGCTGCTAGAAATCGTCACGGTCATGATGCAGTTTTACTGTTAACGCTTTTAGTCAACTATCGGAAATACGAAAGTGCAAATCCCTATATCGTCAAGTTATCAATTTTGGACGATGAATTAGCTCTTAATGGATATGGACAAGCTATATCGAGTTCATTGACGGAATTTTGCCGGCAATTTGCTCAACAAAGAGCGG aaatacaaGCATCTTGGCTGTCTTCGTTAACTAGTATAGTTGGCAGCATGTTTGTCGGAGAGGAAGAAGCAAAAACCCAACAAGTTCGCGCAAATAATGCTTTACTTTTAGCTTTATACGAGGCTACACATTTAAATCGTAATTTTGTAACTACTTTGGCCTATACGCAAACTGATACTAGTGCACCTCCATCGCCGAATAATACCCTGGGCCCGAACGCGGTAGCTCCTGGTGCTTCACCACCCGACGTGATGGCTCAGCCGTTCAACTTACTAGCAACCTTTCTGCAGTATTG TTCGATAGTTATGCAAGTAATTCGAACGGAGGCTATAATGAATAATGTAAAGCTGTGTTTCTTGATACTGAGCTGCATTGCGGAGGATCAATATGCAAACAGTTTAATGCACGACGCGAATCTGGCATTTAGAGTTCAGCTACATAGAGTACCTATGCATCATAGGAAATTGCAGGATAAGGCAGCGCCGGCTCAACCGCTTGCAGCTACGTTACTCG ATCTGCTTGTCGAGTTCATAACATCACATATGATGAAGAAATTTCCGCTTGAGTTATATCATCAATGTATCGGCGTTTTACAAAGACTGCTGTGCTATCAGAAGAGGTGCCGTGTCAGGCTTGGTTATCAGTGGCGGGATCTTTGGACCGCGCTAATTAacttacttaaatttttaacaacgcACGAAAGtcatcttattaaaaaaatgaacataTTTCCTTTAGCTATTCAG GTGGTGAacgttttaaatttctttattacgtACGCTGATACATTCCTATCGTCACCCAATAGTTATgatgaattattttacgaaattattCGTATGAGGCTTATCTTCACCAATCTAAATGCCATGG CACTCAGGTATTCGACTAGTGAAACGTACGAGTACAAAGAACACGCGCTCAAATTAACGAATTCTCTCGTCAACGTGAGGGATATAGTAAATCATTTTCCACCGAAGATAGCTGCGTGGCTGGCGAAGGAAAGCTTGTCGACACCAACGGAACAACAAATTCTAGCTATTATAATACAGAATTATGACAGTCTCGCTTTAAAACTGCAGGATAATCTGGATCAATACGAGAGATACTCGGAAAAGCCTAATCATACTGCGTTTTTTGAGGAaatg gtGACTGGAGTGATAGTGGATACACGGGCTTCGATAGATCTTAATACTTTAGATACGCAAACTATACTAGAAGAgctttcaaatatttcataa
- the Prors-m gene encoding probable proline--tRNA ligase, mitochondrial isoform X1, with product MASKTKIINLTRMSRIFQPLATSGSFDSVEKTEIASKGHKLMINYGIIKPVSIGMYALLPLGVRILNKLIELVDKEMANIGAEKILLPALTPAALWKKTDRLDSNKTELFTVTDRHKKMYILSPTYEEAICDLVSSVGQLSTKSLPLKLYQISSKWRDEMKPRLGLLRSREFIMKDLYTFDTNLDNARHTYDLVCESYNNIFRQIGIKYTKSIGDVGAIGGLMSHEYHYISDIGEDTILQCPSCNFSINQSISETTSCPECKNELHQHIAAEVGHTFLLDTKYSQPLKATYVEQNKSKPMVMGCFGLGLSRIITLAAEILSTNNEIRWPIKLAPYTVCIIPPKAGSKEEDTSVYVEQLSEILCKRDIDAILDDRTHHTIGKRLVFARALGYPYIIVIGKAATQLVPLFEIHEVDSSTYRELSLDQISDYFDNIDVKN from the exons ATGGCAAGTAaaacgaaaattattaatctgaCTCGGATGTCGAGGATATTTCAACCCCTGGCAACGAGCGGATCGTTCGATAGCGTAGAAAAGACAGAAATTGCATCGAAAGGTCATAAG TTAATGATCAATTATGGAATCATTAAACCAGTTAGCATCGGCATGTACGCCCTACTGCCGTTAGGAGTgcgaattttaaataagttaatcGAACTGGTCGACAAAGAAATGGCAAATATCGGCGCGGAAAAAATACTACTTCCAGCGTTGACTCCCGCTGCCCTGTGGAAGAAAACCGACAGATTAGACTCCAATAAAACCGAGTTGTTTACAGTTACAGATAGACACAAGAAGATGTATATATTGAGCCCA ACATACGAAGAAGCAATCTGTGATTTGGTGTCATCGGTAGGACAGCTCTCTACTAAATCATTACCGTTGAAGTTATATCAAATTTCGAGCAAATGGCGAGACGAAATGAAACCACGGCTTGGTCTCCTACGTAGCCGAGAATTTATCATGAAAGATTTATACACGTTCGATACTAACTTGGACAACGCACGACATACGTATGATTTAGTCTGCGAgtcttataataatatttttaggcAGATTGGTATAAAGTACACAAAAa GCATAGGTGATGTGGGAGCAATCGGAGGCCTGATGTCACAcgaatatcattatatatctGATATTGGTGAAGACACGATACTTCAGTGTCCCTCGTGCAATTTCTCGATTAATCAAAGTATTTCCGAAACGACGAGTTGTCCGGAATGTAAAAATGAACTGCATCAACATATTGCTGCTGAG GTAGGGCATACATTTTTGTTAGACACAAAGTATTCGCAGCCGTTAAAAGCGACGTATGTGGAACAGAATAAATCGAAACCTATGGTAATGGGCTGTTTCGGTCTCGGATTAAGTCGTATCATTACGTTAGCTGCCGAAATCTTGTCGACGAATAACGAAATTAGGTGGCCTATAAAGTTAGCACCGTATACAGTATGCATCATACCACCAAAG GCTGGAAGCAAAGAAGAGGATACATCTGTCTATGTCGAGCAGCTGTCTGAGATACTTTGTAAACGAGATATTGATGCGATATTGGACGATCGCACGCATCACACCATCGGCAAACGGCTGGTGTTCGCACGTGCATTGGGCTACCCTTACATAATTGTCATTGGCAAAGCGGCAACCCAATTGGTTCCTTTATTCGAAATCCACGAGGTGGACAGTTCAACTTATCGTGAATTATCATTGGATCAAATAAgtgattattttgataatatagatgttaaaaattag
- the Prors-m gene encoding probable proline--tRNA ligase, mitochondrial isoform X2, whose amino-acid sequence MINYGIIKPVSIGMYALLPLGVRILNKLIELVDKEMANIGAEKILLPALTPAALWKKTDRLDSNKTELFTVTDRHKKMYILSPTYEEAICDLVSSVGQLSTKSLPLKLYQISSKWRDEMKPRLGLLRSREFIMKDLYTFDTNLDNARHTYDLVCESYNNIFRQIGIKYTKSIGDVGAIGGLMSHEYHYISDIGEDTILQCPSCNFSINQSISETTSCPECKNELHQHIAAEVGHTFLLDTKYSQPLKATYVEQNKSKPMVMGCFGLGLSRIITLAAEILSTNNEIRWPIKLAPYTVCIIPPKAGSKEEDTSVYVEQLSEILCKRDIDAILDDRTHHTIGKRLVFARALGYPYIIVIGKAATQLVPLFEIHEVDSSTYRELSLDQISDYFDNIDVKN is encoded by the exons ATGATCAATTATGGAATCATTAAACCAGTTAGCATCGGCATGTACGCCCTACTGCCGTTAGGAGTgcgaattttaaataagttaatcGAACTGGTCGACAAAGAAATGGCAAATATCGGCGCGGAAAAAATACTACTTCCAGCGTTGACTCCCGCTGCCCTGTGGAAGAAAACCGACAGATTAGACTCCAATAAAACCGAGTTGTTTACAGTTACAGATAGACACAAGAAGATGTATATATTGAGCCCA ACATACGAAGAAGCAATCTGTGATTTGGTGTCATCGGTAGGACAGCTCTCTACTAAATCATTACCGTTGAAGTTATATCAAATTTCGAGCAAATGGCGAGACGAAATGAAACCACGGCTTGGTCTCCTACGTAGCCGAGAATTTATCATGAAAGATTTATACACGTTCGATACTAACTTGGACAACGCACGACATACGTATGATTTAGTCTGCGAgtcttataataatatttttaggcAGATTGGTATAAAGTACACAAAAa GCATAGGTGATGTGGGAGCAATCGGAGGCCTGATGTCACAcgaatatcattatatatctGATATTGGTGAAGACACGATACTTCAGTGTCCCTCGTGCAATTTCTCGATTAATCAAAGTATTTCCGAAACGACGAGTTGTCCGGAATGTAAAAATGAACTGCATCAACATATTGCTGCTGAG GTAGGGCATACATTTTTGTTAGACACAAAGTATTCGCAGCCGTTAAAAGCGACGTATGTGGAACAGAATAAATCGAAACCTATGGTAATGGGCTGTTTCGGTCTCGGATTAAGTCGTATCATTACGTTAGCTGCCGAAATCTTGTCGACGAATAACGAAATTAGGTGGCCTATAAAGTTAGCACCGTATACAGTATGCATCATACCACCAAAG GCTGGAAGCAAAGAAGAGGATACATCTGTCTATGTCGAGCAGCTGTCTGAGATACTTTGTAAACGAGATATTGATGCGATATTGGACGATCGCACGCATCACACCATCGGCAAACGGCTGGTGTTCGCACGTGCATTGGGCTACCCTTACATAATTGTCATTGGCAAAGCGGCAACCCAATTGGTTCCTTTATTCGAAATCCACGAGGTGGACAGTTCAACTTATCGTGAATTATCATTGGATCAAATAAgtgattattttgataatatagatgttaaaaattag
- the Tmem18 gene encoding transmembrane protein 18, with the protein MSSDEPFHSLFTATDSIDGIWPFLQSIDWRDPWLAALLTFHVAITMTALMTRNHANFQIILFLVLLLLVYFSESINEVAATNWMVFSRQQYFDSQGLFISVVFSVPILINCMIMVASWLYQSSQLMTSLKRAQLRQQAKNRQSNGETTNERTAARPKHE; encoded by the exons ATGTCGAGCGACGAGCCGTTTCACAGCCTGTTCACCGCCACGGACAGCATCGACGGCATCTGGCCCTTCCTGCAGAGC ATCGATTGGAGGGATCCATGGCTAGCCGCGCTATTGACTTTTCACGTTGCCATCACGATGACCGCGTTAATGACAAGGAACCACGCGAATTTTCAGATAATCCTGTTCCTCGTGCTCC TGCTCCTGGTTTATTTCTCTGAAAGTATTAACGAGGTTGCGGCGACCAACTGGAT GGTATTCTCTAGACAGCAGTACTTCGATTCGCAAGGCCTGTTCATATCCGTCGTTTTCTCCGTTCCCATTTTAATAAACTGCATGATCATGGTG GCCAGTTGGCTTTATCAATCCAGTCAATTAATGACGAGCCTGAAGCGGGCTCAGTTGCGGCAGCAGGCCAAAAATCGTCAGTCGAACGGGGAGACGACGAACGAGAGAACGGCTGCTCGACCGAAGCACGAATGA
- the Mterf3 gene encoding transcription termination factor 3, mitochondrial: MLQRCCSFASTARPVATDLIARYVSRGDGPRRCVSKELERGFQAASCKPRVLPEGTKADDGNYALKPRPNLSPSEINATPSACEDYLDDREIELPHPLDVCTEDLSDIGAPLTPTFTFAKYANKSRTIQELVKLGVALYKFETQEGMVQYILNLDFERDVMPYIRFLHDCGVPADYLGEFITKNPNIFKEDMDDLHTRIRYLRAHNYSKSMIQTIICKNPNWLLYSTKDIDNRLGYFQSNFKLRGKEVRFLTVKGPKVVTYRMVHLLENTFSIKEEMGFGQTQVKRLLLRLPKIWTKNREKLLSTFEYAHNEMQLQRDFIVQTPHVLLCRKTRLEQRHLFLVELKKAQYDPSKPMYVSPRALISGTDVDFCRDVAQTSTDVYNAFLKTF, encoded by the exons ATGTTGCAACGATGTTGTTCGTTCGCGTCGACGGCACGACCGGTCGCGACGGATTTAATCGCGCGATACGTCTCGAGAGGCGACGGGCCGAGACGATGCGTGTCGAAGGAACTCGAGAGAGGCTTCCAGGCAGCCTCCTGCAAACCGAGGGTCTTGCCGGAAGGTACGAAGGCCGACGATGGAAATTACGCGCTGAAACCGCGACCTAACCTAAGCCCGAGCGAAATAAACGCGACTCCGTCTGCTTGCGAGGACTATCTTGATGATCGTGAAATAGAGCTACCGCATCCTCTGGACGTGTGCACCGAAGACCTGTCGGATATCGGTGCGCCCCTCACTCCGACCTTCACCTTTGCCAAGTACGCGAACAAATCCCGCACGATTCAGGAGCTGGTGAAGCTCGGAGTCGCTCTGTACAAGTTCGAGACGCAGGAGGGGATGGTGCAGTACATTCTGAACCTCGACTTCGAGCGGGACGTGATGCCGTACATAAGGTTCCTGCACGACTGCGGGGTACCCGCCGATTATCTGGGCGAGTTCATCACCAAGAATCCCAATATCTTCAAGGAGGACATGGACGATCTGCACACGAGGATAAGATACCTAAGGGCGCACAATTACAGCAAGTCGATGATACAGACCATAATCTGCAAGAATCCCAACTGGCTTTTGTACAGCACGAAGGATATAGACAACAGGCTCGGCTATTTCCAGAGCAACTTCAAGCTTCGCGGCAAGGAGGTGAGATTCCTGACGGTTAAAGGGCCCAAGGTGGTGACGTACAGGATGGTGCACCTGCTGGAAAACACGTTCAGCATCAAGGAGGAGATGGGCTTCGGTCAGACGCAAGTGAAGAGACTGCTTCTCAGGCTGCCCAAGATATGGACCAAGA ATCGCGAGAAATTGCTGAGTACATTCGAATACGCTCATAACGAGATGCAGCTGCAACGTGACTTTATCGTTCAGACGCCGCACGTTCTGCTTTGCAGGAAAACCAGACTCGAGCAGAGGCATTTGTTCCTGGTGGAATTGAAAAAGGCACAGTACGATCCTTCTAAACCAATGTACGTTTCACCACGAGCCTTAATTAGCGGTACAGACGTGGACTTCTGTAGAGACGTCGCACAGACGTCCACCGACGTTTACAATGCGTTTCTcaaaacgttttaa
- the LOC139812335 gene encoding reactive oxygen species modulator 1 isoform X1, with protein MTKCRRNGNSRRRGRLLAHVAELSWRLPDIVIREQCVEKFRAIAQDRDQVPKLKSCKMPVVPGGAYQQGPTCFDRMKLGFTIGFCVGMASGALFGGFSALRYGLRGRELLNSVGKVMLQGGGTFGTFMAIGTGIRC; from the exons ATGACGAAATGCAGACGAAACGGAAATAGCAGACGGCGCGGCCGTCTTCTCGCTCACGTTGCGGAACTATCATGGCGCCTTCCCGATATTGTGATACGAGAGCAATGCGTTGAAAAGTTCCGGGCGATTGCACAGGATCGCGACCAAGTTCCAAAATTGAAAA GCTGCAAGATGCCGGTGGTACCTGGAGGAGCTTACCAGCAAGGACCGACTTGCTTCGATAGAATGAAATTGGGCTTCACAATTGGATTTTGTGTGGGAATGGCCTCTGGTGCGCTCTTCGGAGGATTTTCCGCCCTTAG GTACGGACTGAGAGGAAGGGAACTATTAAACAGCGTTGGCAAGGTGATGCTTCAAGGCGGTGGCACATTCGGCACGTTCATGGCCATCGGAACAGGGATACGATGCTAG
- the LOC139812335 gene encoding reactive oxygen species modulator 1 isoform X2 — protein sequence MPVVPGGAYQQGPTCFDRMKLGFTIGFCVGMASGALFGGFSALRYGLRGRELLNSVGKVMLQGGGTFGTFMAIGTGIRC from the exons ATGCCGGTGGTACCTGGAGGAGCTTACCAGCAAGGACCGACTTGCTTCGATAGAATGAAATTGGGCTTCACAATTGGATTTTGTGTGGGAATGGCCTCTGGTGCGCTCTTCGGAGGATTTTCCGCCCTTAG GTACGGACTGAGAGGAAGGGAACTATTAAACAGCGTTGGCAAGGTGATGCTTCAAGGCGGTGGCACATTCGGCACGTTCATGGCCATCGGAACAGGGATACGATGCTAG